Proteins co-encoded in one Bacillus paramycoides genomic window:
- a CDS encoding Cna B-type domain-containing protein: MPIVANAQELNTAGLVDSFKIDKTDLYVGQRTKVTVNFSEKDGLKLKPGDTLTLTLPPELKGLNTEFLLDDYGTCKVTAGTVVCTFNDRVSTHQNIKGYLNFFIEAANVGTDEKKEIETNFGTNVDKQSVTITGPSSGGGTDPGKPPFFYKTGDMNSGKSDEVRWFLNINLAKEELSRDIVVTDNLQEGQTLNKDSFYIIVDDHIGRRSLTLQELEKQGYGTITFTGDKSFKVVLNKDKARLASFSIGYTSTITEAGKKQDFFKNDYTIDYQVLNGEPVTESGTHPVENMTAGGGAEGNVTPRGTLKIVKHIEGDEEKVIPNVSFKLYKESNEQVGDVYTTDEKGIIEIPNLQPGKYYVKEVSAPDYVDFDPQAKVNFEVKSDAVNGVKLLIPNKVKTTSIAGTKTWKDDNEKDRPSSIKVELLQNGKVVDTKEVTAADGWKYKFDNLTVYDANGVAYKYEVKEQPIDGYTTEVNGYDITNTKVVQTTKVEGTKTWKDGNAEGRPTMIKVELLQNGTVIATQEVSEATGWKYEFKDLAINDVAGKAYKYEVKEQPVAGYESKVNGYDITNTKVGKTSVAGTKTWKGGTEEEHKAIKVELLQNGTVIVTQEVSKETGWKYEFKDLVAFDKNGKAYKYEVKEQPVAGYESKVNGYDITNIKVGKTSVAGTKTWNDNNASDRPKTIKVDLVQKDNSQAQKETVIATQEVSEATGWKYEFKDLAAYDENGVAYKYEVKEQAVPGYESKVNGYDITNTKVGETKVEGTKTWKDDNAKDRPEMIKVDLLQNGKVVDTKEVTAATEWKYTFEKLQAYDAEGKAYKYEVKEQAVEGYKSKVNGYDITNTKVGKTKVEGTKTWKDGNATDRPTMIKVDLLQNGNVIQTQDVLAVMGWKYIFADLEAYDAEGKAYEYTVKEQPVAGYESKVSGTDITNTKVGQTKVEGTKTWKDDNATDRPEMIKVDLLQNGTVIATQEVSKATGWKYKFKDLVAYDENGVAYKYEVKEQAVEGYKSKVNGYDITNTKVGETKVEGTKTWKDDNAKNRPEMIKVDLLQNGKVVDTKEVTAETNWKYTFEKLQAYDANGAAYKYEVKEQAIPGYESKVNGTDITNTKVGKTKVEGTKTWKDDNAKNRPEMIKVDLLQNGTVIATQEVSKATGWKYEFKDLAAYDENGVAYKYEVKEQAVAGYESKVNGTDITNIKIGETKVEGTKTWKDDNATNRPSTIKVDLLQNGKVVDTKEVTAETNWKYTFEKLQAYDANGVAYEYEVKEQPVAGYKSEVKGYDITNTKVAKLTVEGTKTWNDNNATDRPSSIKVDLLQNGKVVDTKEATAETNWKYTFEKLQAYDENGVAYKYEVKEQPVAGYQSDVHGYDITNTKVGETKVEGTKTWNDNNATNRPSSIKVDLLQNGKVVDTKEVTAETNWKYTFEKIQAYDANGVAYKYEVKEQPVAGYESKVSGTDITNTKVGETKVEGTKTWSDNNATDRPSSIKVDLLQNGKVVDTKEVTAETNWKYTFEKLQAYDANGVAYKYEVKEQPVPGYESKVNGYDITNTKVGKTKVEGTKTWKDDNAKDRPEMIKVDLLQNGTVIATQEVSKATGWKYEFKDLAAYDTEGKAYKYEVKEQTVAGYESKVSGTDITNTKVGETKVEGTKTWNDNNATNRPSSIKVDLLQNGKVVDTKEVTAATEWKYTFEKLQAYDAEGKAYKYEVKEQAVEGYKSKVNGYDITNTKVGETKVEGTKTWNDNNATDRPSSIKVDLLQNGKVIDTKEVSKATNWKYTFEKLQAYDTNGVAYKYEVKEQQVDGYKSEVNGYDITNTKVGETKVEGTKTWNDNNATDRPSTIKVDLLQNGKVVDTKEVTAETNWKYTFEKLQAYDANGVAYKYEVKEQPVAEYESKVSGTDITNTKVGETKVEGTKTWKDDNATDRPTMIKVDLLQNGKVVDTKEVTAATEWKYRFEKLQAYDANGVAYKYEVKEQPVAGYESKVSGTDITNTKVGKTKVEGTKTWNDGNATDRPTKIKVDLLQNGNVIQTQDVLAVMGWKYIFADLEAYDAEGKAYEYTVKEQPVAGYESKVSGTDITNTKVGQTKVEGTKTWKDDNATDRPEMIKVDLLQNGTVIATQEVSKATGWKYEFKDLVAYDANGVAYKYEVKEQPIAGYKSEVKGTDIANTKVGETKVEGIKTWNDNNATDRPSSIKVDLLQNGKVVDTKEVTAETNWKYTFEKLQAYDAEGKAYKYEVKEQAVPGYESKVNGTDITNTKVGETKVEGTKTWKDDNAKDRPEMIKVDLLQNGTVIATQEVSKATGWKYEFKDLAAYDANGVAYKYEVKEQPVAGYESKVSGTDITNTKVGETKVEGTKTWSDNNATDRPSSIKVDLLQNGKVVDTKEVTAETNWKYTFEKLQAYDANGVAYKYEVKEQPVAGYKSEVKGYDITNTKIKDKPNVDPKDPSTDPKDPSTDPKDPSTDPKDPSTDPKDPSTDPKDPSTDPKDPSTDPKDPSTDPKDPSTDPKDPSTDPKDPSTDPKDPSTDPKAPNTNTDNNSHSKVPPTTENDKPTLLPNTGGTSAEMSSILGGMVLFLLGGILLARQRIK, encoded by the coding sequence TTGCCTATAGTAGCAAATGCACAAGAGTTAAACACGGCAGGGCTTGTGGATAGTTTTAAGATTGATAAAACAGATCTTTATGTCGGACAACGGACTAAAGTAACTGTAAACTTTAGTGAAAAAGATGGCCTTAAGCTGAAGCCTGGAGACACACTGACATTAACACTACCTCCAGAATTAAAAGGATTAAATACAGAGTTTTTATTAGATGATTATGGTACTTGTAAAGTCACTGCAGGTACTGTGGTATGTACATTTAATGATAGAGTGAGTACACATCAAAATATTAAAGGGTATTTAAACTTTTTTATAGAAGCTGCTAATGTAGGAACGGATGAAAAGAAAGAGATTGAAACCAATTTTGGTACAAATGTAGATAAGCAATCTGTAACAATTACCGGCCCAAGCAGTGGAGGGGGTACAGATCCTGGAAAGCCACCATTTTTTTATAAAACTGGTGATATGAACTCAGGTAAGAGCGATGAAGTACGTTGGTTCTTGAATATAAACTTGGCTAAAGAAGAGTTAAGTCGTGATATTGTTGTGACTGATAATTTACAGGAAGGTCAAACACTTAATAAGGATAGTTTCTATATAATTGTAGATGATCATATAGGTCGTCGATCTTTAACGCTACAAGAGCTTGAAAAGCAAGGTTACGGAACGATTACCTTTACTGGAGACAAATCATTTAAAGTTGTGCTTAATAAGGATAAAGCGCGTCTTGCCTCCTTTTCAATTGGTTATACATCTACTATAACGGAAGCCGGGAAGAAGCAAGATTTCTTTAAGAATGATTATACGATTGATTACCAAGTTTTAAACGGAGAACCGGTTACTGAATCGGGTACTCATCCAGTCGAAAATATGACAGCTGGCGGTGGTGCTGAAGGTAACGTGACTCCAAGAGGAACACTAAAAATTGTGAAGCATATTGAAGGGGATGAAGAAAAAGTAATCCCAAATGTTTCGTTTAAGTTATATAAAGAGTCTAATGAACAAGTTGGAGATGTATATACAACAGATGAAAAAGGGATAATTGAAATCCCTAATTTACAACCAGGTAAATATTATGTGAAAGAAGTTTCGGCTCCAGACTATGTTGATTTCGATCCTCAAGCAAAAGTGAATTTTGAAGTTAAATCAGATGCTGTAAATGGAGTTAAGTTGCTAATTCCGAATAAAGTGAAAACTACATCTATTGCAGGGACGAAGACGTGGAAAGACGATAACGAGAAAGATCGTCCAAGTTCAATCAAAGTAGAATTACTACAAAATGGGAAAGTGGTAGACACGAAAGAAGTAACAGCGGCAGATGGTTGGAAATACAAATTTGACAACCTAACAGTCTATGATGCAAATGGAGTAGCGTACAAGTATGAAGTAAAAGAACAACCGATAGATGGATACACAACAGAAGTAAATGGTTATGACATTACAAATACAAAAGTGGTACAAACAACCAAAGTAGAAGGAACGAAAACATGGAAGGACGGAAATGCGGAAGGTCGTCCAACGATGATTAAAGTAGAGTTACTACAAAATGGTACAGTGATTGCGACGCAAGAAGTAAGCGAAGCAACAGGCTGGAAATATGAATTTAAAGATTTGGCAATAAACGATGTAGCCGGAAAAGCATATAAGTATGAAGTGAAAGAACAACCGGTAGCAGGATATGAATCCAAAGTAAATGGTTATGACATCACGAATACAAAAGTAGGCAAGACATCAGTTGCAGGAACGAAGACGTGGAAAGGTGGCACAGAGGAAGAGCATAAAGCCATCAAAGTAGAGTTACTACAAAATGGTACAGTGATTGTGACACAGGAAGTAAGCAAAGAAACAGGTTGGAAGTATGAATTTAAAGATTTAGTAGCGTTCGATAAAAATGGAAAAGCATACAAGTATGAAGTGAAGGAACAACCGGTAGCAGGATATGAATCCAAAGTGAATGGTTATGACATCACGAATATAAAAGTAGGCAAGACATCAGTTGCAGGGACGAAGACGTGGAATGATAACAATGCATCAGATCGTCCGAAAACCATCAAAGTAGATTTAGTACAAAAAGATAACTCACAAGCACAAAAAGAAACAGTGATTGCGACGCAAGAAGTAAGTGAAGCAACGGGCTGGAAGTATGAGTTTAAAGATTTAGCAGCGTATGATGAAAATGGAGTAGCATACAAGTATGAAGTGAAAGAACAAGCAGTACCAGGATATGAATCCAAAGTAAATGGTTATGACATCACAAATACAAAAGTAGGCGAAACAAAAGTAGAAGGAACGAAAACATGGAAAGACGATAACGCGAAAGATCGTCCAGAAATGATCAAAGTAGATCTTTTACAAAACGGTAAAGTAGTAGATACAAAAGAAGTAACAGCGGCAACAGAATGGAAGTACACGTTTGAAAAACTACAAGCTTACGATGCAGAAGGTAAGGCATACAAGTATGAAGTGAAAGAACAAGCAGTTGAAGGATATAAATCCAAAGTAAACGGTTATGACATCACAAATACAAAAGTAGGCAAAACAAAAGTAGAAGGAACGAAGACATGGAAAGACGGAAATGCAACAGACCGTCCGACAATGATCAAAGTAGACTTACTACAAAACGGGAACGTGATTCAAACACAAGACGTACTAGCAGTAATGGGTTGGAAATATATATTCGCAGATCTAGAAGCATATGATGCGGAAGGAAAGGCTTACGAGTATACAGTGAAAGAACAGCCAGTAGCTGGATATGAATCCAAAGTAAGTGGTACTGACATCACAAATACGAAAGTAGGTCAAACAAAAGTAGAAGGAACGAAGACATGGAAAGACGATAACGCAACAGATCGTCCGGAAATGATCAAAGTAGATCTTTTACAAAATGGTACAGTGATTGCGACGCAAGAAGTAAGCAAAGCAACAGGTTGGAAATATAAATTCAAAGATTTAGTAGCGTATGATGAAAATGGAGTAGCGTACAAGTATGAAGTGAAAGAACAAGCAGTTGAAGGATATAAATCCAAAGTAAACGGTTATGACATCACGAATACAAAAGTAGGCGAAACAAAAGTAGAAGGAACGAAAACATGGAAAGACGATAATGCGAAAAATCGTCCGGAAATGATCAAAGTAGACCTTTTACAAAACGGTAAAGTAGTAGATACAAAAGAAGTAACAGCAGAAACAAACTGGAAGTATACGTTTGAAAAACTCCAAGCATACGATGCAAACGGAGCAGCGTACAAGTATGAAGTGAAAGAACAAGCAATACCAGGATATGAATCCAAAGTAAATGGTACTGACATCACGAATACAAAAGTAGGTAAAACAAAAGTAGAAGGAACGAAAACATGGAAAGACGATAACGCGAAAAATCGTCCGGAAATGATCAAAGTAGACCTTTTACAAAATGGTACAGTGATTGCGACGCAAGAAGTAAGCAAAGCAACAGGCTGGAAATATGAATTCAAAGATTTAGCAGCGTATGATGAAAATGGAGTAGCGTACAAGTATGAAGTGAAGGAACAAGCGGTGGCTGGATATGAATCCAAAGTAAACGGTACTGACATCACAAATATAAAAATAGGCGAAACAAAAGTAGAAGGAACGAAGACATGGAAAGACGATAATGCAACAAATCGTCCAAGCACAATCAAAGTAGACTTACTACAAAACGGTAAAGTAGTAGATACAAAAGAAGTAACAGCAGAAACAAACTGGAAGTATACGTTTGAAAAACTCCAAGCATACGATGCAAATGGAGTAGCGTACGAGTATGAAGTGAAAGAACAGCCAGTAGCAGGATATAAATCCGAGGTAAAAGGTTATGACATTACGAATACAAAAGTAGCGAAATTGACAGTAGAAGGAACAAAAACATGGAACGATAACAACGCAACAGATCGTCCAAGCTCGATTAAAGTAGACTTACTACAAAACGGTAAAGTAGTAGATACAAAAGAAGCAACAGCAGAAACAAACTGGAAGTATACGTTTGAAAAGCTACAAGCATACGATGAAAATGGAGTAGCGTACAAGTATGAAGTGAAGGAACAGCCAGTAGCGGGATACCAATCTGACGTACACGGTTATGACATCACAAATACAAAAGTAGGCGAAACAAAAGTAGAAGGAACAAAAACGTGGAACGATAATAACGCAACAAATCGTCCAAGCTCGATTAAAGTAGACTTACTACAAAACGGTAAAGTAGTAGATACAAAAGAAGTAACAGCAGAAACAAACTGGAAGTACACGTTTGAAAAAATCCAAGCATACGATGCAAATGGAGTAGCGTACAAGTATGAAGTGAAAGAACAGCCAGTAGCCGGATATGAATCCAAAGTAAGTGGCACTGACATCACAAATACAAAAGTAGGCGAAACGAAAGTAGAAGGAACAAAAACTTGGAGCGATAACAATGCAACAGATCGTCCAAGTTCGATTAAAGTAGATCTTTTACAAAACGGTAAAGTAGTAGATACAAAAGAAGTAACAGCAGAAACAAACTGGAAGTATACGTTTGAAAAGCTACAAGCATACGATGCAAACGGAGTAGCATACAAGTATGAAGTGAAGGAACAGCCAGTACCAGGATATGAATCAAAGGTAAATGGTTATGACATCACAAATACAAAAGTAGGCAAAACAAAAGTAGAAGGAACGAAAACATGGAAAGACGATAACGCGAAAGATCGTCCGGAAATGATTAAAGTAGACCTTTTACAAAATGGTACAGTGATTGCGACGCAAGAAGTAAGCAAAGCAACAGGCTGGAAATACGAATTCAAAGATTTAGCAGCGTATGATACAGAAGGAAAGGCATACAAGTATGAAGTGAAAGAGCAAACAGTAGCCGGATATGAATCCAAAGTAAGTGGTACTGACATCACAAATACAAAAGTAGGCGAAACAAAAGTAGAAGGAACAAAAACGTGGAACGATAATAACGCAACAAATCGTCCAAGCTCGATTAAAGTAGACTTACTACAAAACGGTAAAGTAGTAGATACAAAAGAAGTAACAGCGGCAACAGAATGGAAGTACACGTTTGAAAAACTCCAAGCTTACGATGCAGAAGGAAAGGCATACAAGTATGAAGTGAAAGAACAAGCAGTTGAAGGATATAAATCCAAAGTAAACGGTTATGACATCACAAATACAAAAGTAGGCGAAACGAAAGTAGAAGGAACAAAGACATGGAACGATAACAACGCAACAGATCGTCCAAGCTCGATTAAAGTAGACTTACTACAAAACGGTAAAGTAATTGACACGAAAGAAGTAAGTAAAGCAACAAATTGGAAGTACACGTTTGAAAAACTCCAAGCATACGATACAAACGGAGTAGCGTACAAGTATGAAGTGAAAGAACAACAGGTAGACGGATACAAATCCGAAGTAAACGGTTATGACATTACGAATACAAAAGTAGGCGAAACAAAAGTAGAAGGAACAAAAACGTGGAATGATAACAATGCAACAGATCGTCCAAGCACAATCAAAGTAGACTTACTACAAAACGGTAAAGTAGTAGATACAAAAGAAGTAACAGCAGAAACAAACTGGAAGTATACGTTTGAAAAACTCCAAGCTTACGATGCAAATGGAGTAGCGTACAAGTATGAAGTGAAAGAACAACCAGTAGCAGAATATGAATCCAAAGTAAGTGGTACTGACATCACAAATACAAAAGTAGGCGAAACAAAAGTAGAAGGAACGAAGACATGGAAAGACGATAACGCAACAGATCGTCCGACAATGATCAAAGTAGATCTTTTACAAAACGGTAAAGTAGTAGATACAAAAGAAGTAACAGCGGCAACAGAATGGAAGTACAGGTTTGAAAAACTCCAAGCATATGATGCAAACGGAGTAGCGTACAAGTATGAAGTGAAAGAACAGCCAGTAGCCGGATATGAATCCAAAGTAAGTGGCACTGACATCACAAATACAAAAGTGGGCAAAACAAAAGTAGAAGGAACGAAGACGTGGAACGACGGAAATGCAACAGACCGTCCGACAAAGATTAAAGTAGACTTACTACAAAACGGGAACGTGATTCAAACACAAGACGTACTAGCAGTAATGGGTTGGAAATATATATTCGCAGATTTAGAAGCATATGATGCGGAAGGTAAGGCTTACGAGTATACAGTGAAAGAACAGCCAGTAGCTGGATATGAATCCAAAGTAAGTGGTACTGACATCACAAATACAAAAGTAGGTCAAACAAAAGTAGAAGGAACGAAAACATGGAAAGACGATAACGCAACGGATCGTCCGGAAATGATTAAGGTAGACCTACTACAAAATGGTACAGTGATTGCGACGCAAGAAGTAAGTAAAGCAACAGGTTGGAAATATGAATTCAAAGATTTAGTAGCGTATGATGCAAACGGAGTAGCGTACAAGTATGAAGTGAAGGAACAACCAATAGCTGGATATAAATCCGAAGTAAAAGGTACTGATATTGCAAATACAAAAGTAGGCGAAACGAAAGTAGAAGGAATAAAAACGTGGAACGATAACAATGCAACAGATCGTCCAAGCTCGATTAAAGTAGACTTACTACAAAACGGTAAAGTAGTAGATACAAAAGAAGTAACAGCAGAAACAAACTGGAAGTATACGTTTGAAAAGCTACAAGCATACGATGCAGAAGGTAAGGCATACAAGTATGAAGTGAAAGAACAAGCAGTACCAGGATATGAATCCAAAGTAAATGGTACTGACATCACAAATACAAAAGTAGGCGAAACAAAAGTAGAAGGAACGAAAACATGGAAAGACGATAACGCGAAAGATCGTCCGGAAATGATCAAAGTAGATCTACTACAAAATGGTACAGTGATTGCGACGCAAGAAGTAAGCAAAGCAACAGGTTGGAAATATGAATTCAAAGATTTAGCAGCATACGATGCAAATGGAGTAGCGTACAAGTATGAAGTGAAAGAACAGCCAGTAGCCGGATATGAATCCAAAGTAAGTGGCACTGACATCACAAATACAAAAGTAGGCGAAACGAAAGTAGAAGGAACAAAAACTTGGAGCGATAACAATGCAACAGATCGTCCAAGTTCGATTAAAGTAGACCTTTTACAAAACGGTAAAGTAGTAGATACAAAAGAAGTAACAGCAGAAACAAACTGGAAGTATACGTTTGAAAAGCTACAAGCATACGATGCAAATGGAGTAGCGTACAAGTATGAAGTGAAAGAACAACCAGTAGCTGGATATAAATCTGAAGTAAAAGGTTATGACATCACAAATACAAAAATCAAGGACAAACCAAATGTAGATCCGAAAGATCCAAGCACAGATCCGAAAGATCCAAGCACAGATCCGAAAGATCCAAGCACAGATCCGAAAGATCCAAGCACAGATCCGAAAGATCCAAGCACAGATCCGAAAGATCCAAGCACAGATCCGAAAGATCCAAGCACAGATCCGAAAGATCCAAGCACAGATCCGAAAGATCCAAGCACAGATCCGAAAGATCCAAGCACAGATCCGAAAGATCCAAGCACAGATCCAAAAGATCCAAGTACAGATCCGAAAGCTCCAAACACAAATACAGATAACAATAGCCATTCAAAAGTTCCACCTACTACAGAAAATGATAAGCCAACCTTACTTCCTAACACAGGAGGAACATCAGCAGAAATGAGTTCAATTCTTGGAGGTATGGTATTGTTCCTTTTAGGCGGAATCCTACTCGCTCGTCAGCGAATTAAATAA
- a CDS encoding anti-sigma factor has protein sequence MTEDKFDQKIRSSLGEDTIPSEELINNTKQSVRNARKLEKRWVICIHAIWIILLTVVMEQFVIHLNHKVPMLIASVIMMHLYVPIYVVIQSFLKKEYKLHDRVR, from the coding sequence ATGACGGAAGATAAGTTTGATCAGAAGATAAGGAGCAGCTTAGGTGAAGACACAATTCCAAGCGAAGAGCTGATAAATAATACGAAACAGAGCGTACGAAATGCTCGGAAATTAGAGAAGAGATGGGTTATTTGTATTCATGCTATTTGGATTATTTTATTAACAGTTGTTATGGAACAGTTTGTCATTCATTTGAATCATAAAGTCCCTATGTTGATAGCAAGTGTGATTATGATGCATCTATACGTTCCTATATATGTTGTCATACAGTCATTTTTAAAGAAGGAGTATAAATTACATGATAGAGTTCGCTAA
- a CDS encoding RNA polymerase sigma factor, with amino-acid sequence MEEKVEELIDIYKQQIYSLCYKLAKTKEDAEDIFQETWIKVFSSRHPLSCVENYKKWITTICVRTFYDFYRKKKRWKDRVLDLFHKGDGGEIDFADEVDVSEEFIQKVEAEMIREVIQLLNEKYKAVLVLYYYEQYSYKEISEILNIPIGTVKYRLNYAKKQVREHLEGFIYDGR; translated from the coding sequence ATGGAAGAAAAGGTAGAAGAATTAATTGATATATATAAGCAGCAAATATATTCCTTATGCTATAAATTAGCGAAAACAAAAGAAGATGCAGAAGATATTTTTCAAGAGACTTGGATAAAAGTTTTTTCCTCTAGGCACCCACTTTCTTGTGTGGAAAATTATAAAAAATGGATTACTACAATTTGTGTTCGTACATTTTATGACTTTTATCGTAAAAAGAAAAGGTGGAAAGATCGCGTATTGGATTTGTTTCATAAAGGGGATGGTGGAGAAATAGATTTCGCAGATGAAGTGGATGTATCAGAAGAATTTATTCAAAAAGTAGAAGCAGAAATGATACGAGAAGTTATACAGTTATTGAATGAAAAATATAAAGCCGTGCTCGTACTCTACTATTATGAACAATACTCTTATAAAGAAATAAGCGAAATATTAAATATACCGATTGGTACGGTGAAATACCGCCTTAATTATGCGAAGAAGCAAGTGCGAGAACATTTGGAGGGGTTCATTTATGACGGAAGATAA
- the argS gene encoding arginine--tRNA ligase, protein MNSLEQVKGLIKEEIQAAVLKAELATEEQIPNVVLESPKDKTNGDFSTNMAMQLARVAKKAPRMIAEELVANFDKAKASIEKIEIAGPGFINFYMDNSYLTDLISTIVNAGEAYGETNTGKGEKVQVEFVSANPTGDLHLGHARGAAVGDTLCNLLAKAGYDVSREYYINDAGNQIHNLALSVEARYMQALGLEKEMPEDGYHGADIIAIGKRLAEEFGDRYAKADEKESYEFYREYGLKYELAKLQKDLESFRVKFDVWFSETSLYKNGKIDQALAVLKEREEIFEEDGATWFRSMTYGDDKNRVLIKNDGSYTYLTPDIAYHRDKLERGFDKLINIWGADHHGYIPRMKAAIQALGYDKETLEVEIIQMVQLYQNGEKMKMSKRTGKAVTLRELMEEVGVDAMRYFFAMRSGDSHLDFDMDLAVSKSNENPVYYAQYAHARVCSILRQGEELGLATGGDVNYKLVTSEKEVELLKKLGEFPAVVADAAQKRLPHRITNYAFELAAALHSFYNAEKVLNQDNVELSKARYELMKAVRTTLQNALAIVGVSAPEKM, encoded by the coding sequence ATGAATTCTTTAGAACAAGTAAAAGGATTAATTAAAGAAGAAATTCAAGCTGCTGTATTAAAGGCAGAATTAGCGACAGAAGAACAGATTCCAAACGTTGTATTAGAATCTCCAAAAGATAAAACAAATGGTGACTTCTCTACAAACATGGCAATGCAACTTGCACGCGTTGCGAAAAAAGCACCTCGTATGATTGCAGAAGAATTAGTTGCAAACTTCGATAAAGCAAAAGCTTCTATTGAAAAAATTGAAATCGCAGGTCCTGGTTTCATTAACTTCTACATGGATAATAGCTACTTAACAGACTTAATCTCAACAATCGTTAACGCTGGTGAAGCTTATGGTGAAACGAATACTGGTAAAGGTGAAAAAGTACAAGTTGAGTTCGTATCTGCGAATCCAACAGGTGATCTTCACTTAGGACATGCACGTGGTGCAGCAGTAGGTGACACTTTATGTAACCTATTAGCAAAAGCAGGATACGATGTATCTCGTGAGTACTACATTAATGACGCTGGTAACCAAATTCATAACTTAGCTCTTTCTGTTGAAGCTCGTTACATGCAAGCTTTAGGCCTAGAGAAAGAAATGCCTGAAGACGGATACCACGGTGCGGACATCATTGCAATCGGTAAACGTTTAGCAGAAGAATTTGGCGATCGTTATGCGAAAGCTGATGAAAAAGAAAGCTATGAATTCTACCGTGAGTACGGTTTAAAATATGAATTAGCAAAACTTCAAAAAGACTTAGAAAGCTTCCGCGTTAAATTTGATGTATGGTTCTCAGAAACATCATTATACAAAAACGGAAAAATCGATCAAGCTCTTGCTGTATTAAAAGAGCGCGAAGAGATCTTTGAAGAAGATGGAGCAACTTGGTTCCGTTCAATGACTTACGGTGACGATAAAAACCGTGTATTAATTAAAAACGATGGATCTTACACGTACTTAACACCAGATATCGCGTATCACCGTGATAAATTAGAGCGTGGTTTTGATAAATTAATCAACATTTGGGGTGCTGACCACCACGGTTACATTCCTCGTATGAAAGCTGCTATCCAAGCGCTAGGTTACGATAAAGAAACACTTGAAGTAGAAATCATCCAAATGGTACAACTGTATCAAAACGGTGAAAAAATGAAGATGAGTAAGCGTACAGGTAAAGCAGTTACACTTCGTGAGCTTATGGAAGAAGTAGGCGTGGACGCAATGCGTTACTTCTTCGCAATGCGTAGCGGTGATTCTCATTTAGATTTCGATATGGACTTAGCTGTATCAAAATCTAATGAAAACCCAGTATACTATGCACAATATGCACATGCTCGTGTATGCAGTATCCTTCGTCAAGGTGAAGAGTTAGGATTAGCTACGGGCGGAGATGTGAACTACAAACTTGTTACTTCTGAGAAAGAAGTAGAGTTACTGAAAAAACTTGGTGAATTCCCAGCAGTAGTTGCGGATGCAGCACAAAAACGTCTACCACACCGCATTACAAACTATGCATTTGAATTAGCAGCAGCATTACACAGCTTCTACAATGCAGAAAAAGTATTAAACCAAGATAACGTAGAATTAAGTAAAGCTCGTTACGAATTAATGAAAGCAGTACGCACTACACTTCAAAACGCACTAGCAATCGTAGGAGTATCTGCACCAGAAAAAATGTAA
- a CDS encoding DUF1934 domain-containing protein translates to MEKQLAGLPVHVHFVTEIREGARKETVAFEANGQYYVKGQGTYVTFQEPNEQGEVKTIIKIQDEQVLIMRSGAVSMRQTHVKGEWTTGTYTSELGTFALQTKTDNVLFKWSDEKKKGQLFLTYALLLSEQEAGRYTITINLKEAK, encoded by the coding sequence GTGGAGAAACAACTTGCAGGCTTGCCGGTACACGTTCATTTCGTAACAGAAATCCGTGAAGGGGCGAGGAAGGAAACCGTTGCTTTTGAAGCAAATGGTCAATACTATGTAAAAGGTCAAGGTACATACGTAACATTCCAAGAGCCGAACGAACAGGGCGAAGTGAAAACAATTATTAAAATTCAAGATGAACAAGTTCTCATTATGCGTTCAGGTGCTGTTTCTATGCGTCAAACGCATGTGAAAGGTGAATGGACAACTGGTACGTACACGAGTGAACTTGGTACGTTTGCATTGCAAACGAAAACTGATAACGTTCTTTTTAAATGGTCGGATGAAAAGAAAAAAGGACAACTCTTCTTAACGTACGCATTGCTTCTAAGTGAACAAGAAGCTGGCAGATATACAATTACAATTAATTTGAAGGAGGCAAAATAA